One segment of Desmodus rotundus isolate HL8 chromosome 6, HLdesRot8A.1, whole genome shotgun sequence DNA contains the following:
- the LOC112302599 gene encoding small ribosomal subunit protein eS27-like — translation MGAKCPGCCKTTIFSHAQMVVLCVGCATVRCQPTGGKARLTEGCSCRGKQH, via the coding sequence ATGGGTGCGAAGTGCCCAGGATGCTGTAAAACCACCATCTTTAGCCATGCACAAATGGTAGTTTTGTGTGTTGGCTGTGCCACTGTCCGCTGTCAGCCTacaggaggaaaagcaaggctTACAGAAGGATGCTCCTGCAGAGGGAAGCAGCACTAA